Proteins found in one Anas platyrhynchos isolate ZD024472 breed Pekin duck chromosome 18, IASCAAS_PekinDuck_T2T, whole genome shotgun sequence genomic segment:
- the ADAMTS13 gene encoding A disintegrin and metalloproteinase with thrombospondin motifs 13 isoform X5, whose amino-acid sequence MIIISLMIRALMMFPPGFCWPSILQEKFLRALDPEDIFSYFGTSSVSDVPEFVVAQPTCPCKEEHIELTCQIQHCSIKAWGEIYAFEFLEDHALVSSSFVINQVVNSSFSLLKQFSGNCFAGGKPSLPPGAECRVTYCEGQLQGVVITDEEKIHIKPVRNKDMALLKDLGFSSAHILFRSARVGSNTARAGRFPSRLQKRAEGAVKHLELMVIAGPDVYLHHKEDTERYILANLNIGAELLRDASLGGHFRVHLMQMLVLREPEVDVNITTNITSSLISVCEWSKKVNPQNDSDPRHADIVLYVTRFDLELPDGNKELRGVTQLGGVCSSSWSCIITQDTGFDLGVTIAHEIGHSLGIPHDGEGNQCSSNGYIMGSAGNHSGIDLAWSQCSREEFLAFVSTGQTNCLNDLPDMDGSIPGWKPGLYYGADEQCKIAFGSIATACTFADSNVDICKVLSCHVQPGDKSSCTRLLVPLLDGTECGINKWCFKGRCSSLEELNPMAVVHGQWSSWSPFSSCSRSCGGGVVMRQRICNNPRPAFGGRECQGSSIQMEMCNTQACLTTQQDFMAEQCAATNLKPLYLSKETPSFYTWTSAIGFAKGDMQCKHLCRAVGNEFMVSREDSFIDGTRCEQDNPEHHGAFSLCVMGSCRAFGCDGRMDSKKMMDSCKVCGGDNSTCTKVSGSYTEGKAKEYVTFLSLPYNTTLVHIINQRPLFTHLAVKVKGEYVVAGKGKISLNVTYPSVLEDRQIKYKVFLTENNLPSLEEVHVDGPTQEEIEIQVYRRYGKEYGNATNPDITYSYFVPKENQAYMWIPQQGSCSVTCGEGTRTVNHVCFDQTKNETTEDQLCLEFPQPLSRHEPCAMEPCLYRWKISQTDECSAVCGTGIAQQNLTCVQLHKGMETVVDDSLCPAEEKPLSVVPCVVNVCPLGWDNEEDTHLLQIPESLGHIQLENQTVYVWSPLAGECSVSCGGGETQIQYVCVAFDTKEKIQEENCHPVPKPESRVEVCNLSPCPPRWKTIPAGPCSSSCGLGLAVQLVTCVQIHQGKEILLEEHSCPVSEKPLTSIPCVIRRCSYEWSFSEWTECSTSCGNGVQTRQDFCLNSLTHKHVNPIFCRHFPKAIVLRGCFAGPCPEQVVGTGSHGAELQTVTPAMHPTTAATVERARYKDLDLPPSAVPAVPQEQTETSGGVCGKLFLNATGVINMTGVERSDCTVAIGRPLGEEITLIVLESSLNCSAGEVVLFSGRMMWQTGCKKLPLSLINSRTNTLIVKQRVLLPGNGVVLQYNSRNTTKKYYQDCDKQLFGPRGEIVNPVQSPGQRHEGVCRTFINVAPQHRIAIRAVYIDLGSENNQTHFNYILIRDVSTMKTMVFHGRQQFFWQSTGSQAEIEFHENIKEHRTSFWAEYHAAEPK is encoded by the exons ATGATCATCATCAGCTTGATGATCCGAGCTCTCATGATGTTCCCTCCGGGATTTTGTTGGCCATCCATTCTCCAAGAG AAATTTCTCAGAGCATTGGATCCGGAAGATATTTTCTCTTACTTTGGAACCAGCTCAGTGTCTGATG taCCCGAGTTTGTGGTTGCTCAGCCGACTTGCCCTTGTAAAGAAGAGCACATTGAGCTGACATGTCAAATTCAACATTGCTCCATTAAGGCCTGGGGAGAAATCTATGCCTTTGAATTTCTAGAGGACCATGCCCTcgtttcttcttcctttgtgATCAATCAAGTGGTGAACTCTTCCTTTAGCTTACTGAAGCAATTCTCAGGCAACTGCTTTGCAGGTGGCAAACCATCACTACCTCCTGGGGCTGAGTGTAGAGTCACTTATTGTGAAGGGCAGCTG cAAGGAGTCGTCAttacagatgaagaaaagatTCATATCAAGCCTGTCAGAAACAAAGATATGGCCCTGCTGAAGGATCTTGGCTTCTCCAGTGCCCATATTCTCTTCAGAAGTGCCAGAGTAGGATCAAATACAGCAAGAG CAGGGCGGTTTCCTTCTCGCCTGCAGAAGAGGGCTGAGGGAGCTGTCAAACATCTGGAACTGATGGTCATAGCAGGTCCCGACGTTTACTTGCACCACAAAGAGGACACGGAGCGATATATTCTTGCAAACCTGAACATT ggggcagagctgctgcgaGATGCCTCGCTGGGTGGTCATTTCAGGGTTCATTTGATGCAAATGCTTGTTTTGAGAGAACCAGAG GTGGATGTAAACATCACAACAAATATCACCTCTTCGCTAATCAGTGTTTGTGAGTGGAGCAAGAAGGTCAACCCCCAGAATGACTCTGATCCTCGGCACGCTGACATTGTACTGTATGTGACCAG GTTTGATCTGGAGTTGCCTGACGGGAATAAGGAGCTACGTGGAGTGACTCAGTTAGGGGGagtctgctcctcctcctggaGTTGCATTATCACTCAGGACACCGGCTTTGACCTGGGAGTCACCATAGCCCATGAGATTGGGCACAG cCTTGGAATCCCCCATGATGGTGAGGGGAATCAGTGCAGCAGCAATGGTTACATCATGGGTTCAGCAGGAAACCACAGTGGCATTGACCTTGCTTGGTCCCAGTGTAGCCGAGAAGAATTCCTGGCCTTTGTCAG CACAGGCCAAACAAACTGCTTAAATGACCTGCCGGACATGGACGGCAGCATCCCTGGATGGAAGCCTGGCTTATACTATGGAGCAGATGAGCAATGTAAAATAGCCTTTGGGAGCATTGCAACCGCGTGCACCTTTGCTGACAGCAATGTT GACATATGTAAAGTCCTCTCATGCCATGTACAACCAGGAGACAAATCCAGCTGTACTCGGCTTCTTGTTCCCCTCTTGGATGGTACTGAGTGTGGAATCAATAAG TGGTGCTTCAAGGGACGGTGCAGCTCTCTGGAAGAACTGAACCCCATGGCTGTAGTCCATGGACAGTGGTCCAGCTGGAGccccttttcttcctgctccCGCAGCTGCGGAGGTGGAGTTGTGATGAGGCAGAGGATCTGTAACAACCCCAG GCCTGCTTTTGGGGGACGGGAGTGCCAGGGCAGCAGCATCCAAATGGAGATGTGCAATACTCAG GCCTGTTTGACGACCCAACAGGACTTTATGGCTGAGCAGTGTGCAGCAACAAACTTAAAGCCGCTGTATCTCAGCAAAGAAACACCATCCTTTTATACTTGGACTTCTGCTATTGGCTTTGCCAAAG GGGACATGCAGTGCAAGCACTTGTGCAGGGCCGTTGGAAACGAATTCATGGTAAGCCGTGAAGACAGTTTCATAGATGGAACCAGATGTGAGCAGGATAATCCTGAACACCATGGAGCTTTCAGTCTGTGTGTAATGGGAAGCTGCAGA GCATTCGGGTGCGATGGCCGGATGGACTCCAAGAAGATGATGGACTCTTGCAAGGTCTGTGGGGGTGATAACTCCACTTGCACCAAAGTGAGCGGATCTTACACAGAAGGGAAAGCTAAAG AGTATGTTACATTTTTGTCCCTGCCTTATAACACCACCTTGGTCCATATTATCAATCAGAGGCCACTCTTCACACATTTGG CTGTTAAGGTTAAAGGTGAGTATGTGGttgctggaaagggaaaaatctcATTGAATGTCACCTATCCATCGGTTCTGGAGGACAGACAGATCAAATACAAAGTGTTTCTCACTGAGAACAACCTGCCAAGCCTGGAGGAAGTCCATGTGGATGGGCCAACCCAAGAAGAAATTGAAATACAG gTTTATAGAAGGTATGGGAAAGAATACGGCAATGCCACCAACCCAGACATCACCTACAGCTACTTTGTGCCAAAAGAGAATCAGGCGTATATGTGGATTCCTCAACAGGGGTCATGTTCAGTGACTTGTGGGGAAG GGACACGAACAGTGAATCATGTGTGTTTTGACCAGACAAAGAATGAAACAACAGAGGATCAGTTGTGCCTGGAATTCCCACAACCCCTTTCAAGGCATGAACCCTGTGCCATGGAACCATGCCTGTACAG GTGGAAGATATCTCAGACAGATGAATGCTCTGCTGTCTGTGGAACTGGCATTGCACAGCAGAATCTGACCTGTGTTCAGCTTCATAAGGGGATGGAGACTGTTGTGGATGACAGCTTATgtccagcagaagaaaaacccCTCTCCGTTGTGCCGTGTGTGGTTAACGTCTGCCCTTTGGGCTGGGACAAT GAGGAAGACACACACTTGCTTCAGATTCCAGAGTCACTTGGACATATCCAACTGGAAAATCAGACTGTGTATGTCTGGAGCCCTCTAGCTGGAGAGTGTTCAGTGTCCTGTGGTGGAG GTGAGACTCAGATACAGTATGTATGTGTAGCTTTTGACACCAAAGAAAAAATCCAAGAAGAAAATTGTCATCCAGTGCCAAAGCCAGAGAGCAGGGTGGAAGTCTGCAATCTCAGTCCCTGCCCACCAAG ATGGAAAACAATCCCAGCTGGCCCGTGTTCCTCCAGCTGTGGGCTTGGCTTAGCTGTTCAGCTGGTCACCTGTGTGCAGATTCACCAAGGCAAAGAGATTTTGCTGGAGGAACATTCGTGTCCTGTGTCAGAGAAACCCCTTACCAGCATCCCATGTGTCATCCGAAGGTGCTCTTACGAATGGAGCTTCAGTGAATGGACAGAG TGTTCAACTTCATGTGGGAATGGTGTTCAGACACGGCAGGATTTCTGCCTCAACTCGCTAACCCATAAGCACGTGAACCCCATCTTCTGCAGGCACTTCCCCAAGGCCATCGTGCTACGTGGCTGCTTTGCAGGGCCCTGTCCTGAGCAGGTGGTGGGGACTGGGTCCCATGGAGCAGAACTGCAGACAGTGACACCAGCCATGCATCCTACGACAGCTGCAACTGTTGAAAGGGCAAGATATAAGGACCTGGATCTTCCTCCTTCTGCTGTGCCAGCTGTCCCTCAGGAGCAGACAGAGACCAGTGGAG GTGTTTGTGGAAAGCTCTTTCTTAATGCCACTGGGGTCATCAACATGACAGGTGTAGAGAGAAGTGACTGCACCGTGGCCATTGGACGTCCTCTAGGGGAGGAGATAACACTCATTGTTCTGGAGAGCTCCCTCAACTGCAGTGCAG GTGAAGTCGTGTTGTTTTCTGGGCGAATGATGTGGCAGACAGGCTGCAAGAAGCTCCCTTTGTCACTGATAAATTCCAGAACAAATACATTGATTGTGAAACAGCGTGTTTTGCTGCCAGGAAATGGTGTTGTTCTTCAGTACAACAGCAGAAATACAACTAAAAAATATTACCAAG ACTGTGACAAGCAGCTGTTTGGTCCCCGAGGTGAAATAGTGAATCCTGTGCAGTCACCTGGTCAAAGGCATGAAGGAGTGTGTCGGACCTTCATTAACGTGGCTCCTCAGCACCGCATAGCTATCCGAGCTGTGTATATTGACCTGGGCAGTGAGAACAACCAAACTCATTTTAATTACATCCTG ATTCGTGACGTAAGCACCATGAAGACGATGGTGTTTCATGGGAGACAGCAATTCTTCTGGCAATCAACAGGAAGCCAAGCTGAAATTGAATTTCATGAAAACATTAAGGAACACCGAACCAGTTTCTGGGCTGAATATCATGCTGCTGAACCcaaataa
- the ADAMTS13 gene encoding A disintegrin and metalloproteinase with thrombospondin motifs 13 isoform X3, whose product MIIISLMIRALMMFPPGFCWPSILQEKFLRALDPEDIFSYFGTSSVSDVPEFVVAQPTCPCKEEHIELTCQIQHCSIKAWGEIYAFEFLEDHALVSSSFVINQVVNSSFSLLKQFSGNCFAGGKPSLPPGAECRVTYCEGQLQGVVITDEEKIHIKPVRNKDMALLKDLGFSSAHILFRSARVGSNTARAGRFPSRLQKRAEGAVKHLELMVIAGPDVYLHHKEDTERYILANLNIGAELLRDASLGGHFRVHLMQMLVLREPEVDVNITTNITSSLISVCEWSKKVNPQNDSDPRHADIVLYVTRFDLELPDGNKELRGVTQLGGVCSSSWSCIITQDTGFDLGVTIAHEIGHSLGIPHDGEGNQCSSNGYIMGSAGNHSGIDLAWSQCSREEFLAFVSTGQTNCLNDLPDMDGSIPGWKPGLYYGADEQCKIAFGSIATACTFADSNVDICKVLSCHVQPGDKSSCTRLLVPLLDGTECGINKWCFKGRCSSLEELNPMAVVHGQWSSWSPFSSCSRSCGGGVVMRQRICNNPRPAFGGRECQGSSIQMEMCNTQACLTTQQDFMAEQCAATNLKPLYLSKETPSFYTWTSAIGFAKGDMQCKHLCRAVGNEFMVSREDSFIDGTRCEQDNPEHHGAFSLCVMGSCRAFGCDGRMDSKKMMDSCKVCGGDNSTCTKVSGSYTEGKAKEYVTFLSLPYNTTLVHIINQRPLFTHLAVKVKGEYVVAGKGKISLNVTYPSVLEDRQIKYKVFLTENNLPSLEEVHVDGPTQEEIEIQVYRRYGKEYGNATNPDITYSYFVPKENQAYMWIPQQGSCSVTCGEGTRTVNHVCFDQTKNETTEDQLCLEFPQPLSRHEPCAMEPCLYRWKISQTDECSAVCGTGIAQQNLTCVQLHKGMETVVDDSLCPAEEKPLSVVPCVVNVCPLGWDNEDTHLLQIPESLGHIQLENQTVYVWSPLAGECSVSCGGGETQIQYVCVAFDTKEKIQEENCHPVPKPESRVEVCNLSPCPPRWHYKMGSCSASCGGGVMHKVLYCARETGEKAEEIVADTQCDGLPRPKEQEPCNLEPCPPRWKTIPAGPCSSSCGLGLAVQLVTCVQIHQGKEILLEEHSCPVSEKPLTSIPCVIRRCSYEWSFSEWTECSTSCGNGVQTRQDFCLNSLTHKHVNPIFCRHFPKAIVLRGCFAGPCPEQVVGTGSHGAELQTVTPAMHPTTAATVERARYKDLDLPPSAVPAVPQEQTETSGGVCGKLFLNATGVINMTGVERSDCTVAIGRPLGEEITLIVLESSLNCSAGEVVLFSGRMMWQTGCKKLPLSLINSRTNTLIVKQRVLLPGNGVVLQYNSRNTTKKYYQDCDKQLFGPRGEIVNPVQSPGQRHEGVCRTFINVAPQHRIAIRAVYIDLGSENNQTHFNYILIRDVSTMKTMVFHGRQQFFWQSTGSQAEIEFHENIKEHRTSFWAEYHAAEPK is encoded by the exons ATGATCATCATCAGCTTGATGATCCGAGCTCTCATGATGTTCCCTCCGGGATTTTGTTGGCCATCCATTCTCCAAGAG AAATTTCTCAGAGCATTGGATCCGGAAGATATTTTCTCTTACTTTGGAACCAGCTCAGTGTCTGATG taCCCGAGTTTGTGGTTGCTCAGCCGACTTGCCCTTGTAAAGAAGAGCACATTGAGCTGACATGTCAAATTCAACATTGCTCCATTAAGGCCTGGGGAGAAATCTATGCCTTTGAATTTCTAGAGGACCATGCCCTcgtttcttcttcctttgtgATCAATCAAGTGGTGAACTCTTCCTTTAGCTTACTGAAGCAATTCTCAGGCAACTGCTTTGCAGGTGGCAAACCATCACTACCTCCTGGGGCTGAGTGTAGAGTCACTTATTGTGAAGGGCAGCTG cAAGGAGTCGTCAttacagatgaagaaaagatTCATATCAAGCCTGTCAGAAACAAAGATATGGCCCTGCTGAAGGATCTTGGCTTCTCCAGTGCCCATATTCTCTTCAGAAGTGCCAGAGTAGGATCAAATACAGCAAGAG CAGGGCGGTTTCCTTCTCGCCTGCAGAAGAGGGCTGAGGGAGCTGTCAAACATCTGGAACTGATGGTCATAGCAGGTCCCGACGTTTACTTGCACCACAAAGAGGACACGGAGCGATATATTCTTGCAAACCTGAACATT ggggcagagctgctgcgaGATGCCTCGCTGGGTGGTCATTTCAGGGTTCATTTGATGCAAATGCTTGTTTTGAGAGAACCAGAG GTGGATGTAAACATCACAACAAATATCACCTCTTCGCTAATCAGTGTTTGTGAGTGGAGCAAGAAGGTCAACCCCCAGAATGACTCTGATCCTCGGCACGCTGACATTGTACTGTATGTGACCAG GTTTGATCTGGAGTTGCCTGACGGGAATAAGGAGCTACGTGGAGTGACTCAGTTAGGGGGagtctgctcctcctcctggaGTTGCATTATCACTCAGGACACCGGCTTTGACCTGGGAGTCACCATAGCCCATGAGATTGGGCACAG cCTTGGAATCCCCCATGATGGTGAGGGGAATCAGTGCAGCAGCAATGGTTACATCATGGGTTCAGCAGGAAACCACAGTGGCATTGACCTTGCTTGGTCCCAGTGTAGCCGAGAAGAATTCCTGGCCTTTGTCAG CACAGGCCAAACAAACTGCTTAAATGACCTGCCGGACATGGACGGCAGCATCCCTGGATGGAAGCCTGGCTTATACTATGGAGCAGATGAGCAATGTAAAATAGCCTTTGGGAGCATTGCAACCGCGTGCACCTTTGCTGACAGCAATGTT GACATATGTAAAGTCCTCTCATGCCATGTACAACCAGGAGACAAATCCAGCTGTACTCGGCTTCTTGTTCCCCTCTTGGATGGTACTGAGTGTGGAATCAATAAG TGGTGCTTCAAGGGACGGTGCAGCTCTCTGGAAGAACTGAACCCCATGGCTGTAGTCCATGGACAGTGGTCCAGCTGGAGccccttttcttcctgctccCGCAGCTGCGGAGGTGGAGTTGTGATGAGGCAGAGGATCTGTAACAACCCCAG GCCTGCTTTTGGGGGACGGGAGTGCCAGGGCAGCAGCATCCAAATGGAGATGTGCAATACTCAG GCCTGTTTGACGACCCAACAGGACTTTATGGCTGAGCAGTGTGCAGCAACAAACTTAAAGCCGCTGTATCTCAGCAAAGAAACACCATCCTTTTATACTTGGACTTCTGCTATTGGCTTTGCCAAAG GGGACATGCAGTGCAAGCACTTGTGCAGGGCCGTTGGAAACGAATTCATGGTAAGCCGTGAAGACAGTTTCATAGATGGAACCAGATGTGAGCAGGATAATCCTGAACACCATGGAGCTTTCAGTCTGTGTGTAATGGGAAGCTGCAGA GCATTCGGGTGCGATGGCCGGATGGACTCCAAGAAGATGATGGACTCTTGCAAGGTCTGTGGGGGTGATAACTCCACTTGCACCAAAGTGAGCGGATCTTACACAGAAGGGAAAGCTAAAG AGTATGTTACATTTTTGTCCCTGCCTTATAACACCACCTTGGTCCATATTATCAATCAGAGGCCACTCTTCACACATTTGG CTGTTAAGGTTAAAGGTGAGTATGTGGttgctggaaagggaaaaatctcATTGAATGTCACCTATCCATCGGTTCTGGAGGACAGACAGATCAAATACAAAGTGTTTCTCACTGAGAACAACCTGCCAAGCCTGGAGGAAGTCCATGTGGATGGGCCAACCCAAGAAGAAATTGAAATACAG gTTTATAGAAGGTATGGGAAAGAATACGGCAATGCCACCAACCCAGACATCACCTACAGCTACTTTGTGCCAAAAGAGAATCAGGCGTATATGTGGATTCCTCAACAGGGGTCATGTTCAGTGACTTGTGGGGAAG GGACACGAACAGTGAATCATGTGTGTTTTGACCAGACAAAGAATGAAACAACAGAGGATCAGTTGTGCCTGGAATTCCCACAACCCCTTTCAAGGCATGAACCCTGTGCCATGGAACCATGCCTGTACAG GTGGAAGATATCTCAGACAGATGAATGCTCTGCTGTCTGTGGAACTGGCATTGCACAGCAGAATCTGACCTGTGTTCAGCTTCATAAGGGGATGGAGACTGTTGTGGATGACAGCTTATgtccagcagaagaaaaacccCTCTCCGTTGTGCCGTGTGTGGTTAACGTCTGCCCTTTGGGCTGGGACAAT GAAGACACACACTTGCTTCAGATTCCAGAGTCACTTGGACATATCCAACTGGAAAATCAGACTGTGTATGTCTGGAGCCCTCTAGCTGGAGAGTGTTCAGTGTCCTGTGGTGGAG GTGAGACTCAGATACAGTATGTATGTGTAGCTTTTGACACCAAAGAAAAAATCCAAGAAGAAAATTGTCATCCAGTGCCAAAGCCAGAGAGCAGGGTGGAAGTCTGCAATCTCAGTCCCTGCCCACCAAG GTGGCATTACAAAATGGGCTCATGCAGTGCAAGCTGTGGAGGAGGTGTGATGCACAAGGTCCTCTACTGTGCGAGGGAAACTGGGGAGAAGGCAGAAGAGATTGTGGCAGACACCCAGTGTGATGGTTTGCCTCGCCCAAAGGAGCAGGAGCCATGTAATTTGGAGCCGTGCCCCCCAAG ATGGAAAACAATCCCAGCTGGCCCGTGTTCCTCCAGCTGTGGGCTTGGCTTAGCTGTTCAGCTGGTCACCTGTGTGCAGATTCACCAAGGCAAAGAGATTTTGCTGGAGGAACATTCGTGTCCTGTGTCAGAGAAACCCCTTACCAGCATCCCATGTGTCATCCGAAGGTGCTCTTACGAATGGAGCTTCAGTGAATGGACAGAG TGTTCAACTTCATGTGGGAATGGTGTTCAGACACGGCAGGATTTCTGCCTCAACTCGCTAACCCATAAGCACGTGAACCCCATCTTCTGCAGGCACTTCCCCAAGGCCATCGTGCTACGTGGCTGCTTTGCAGGGCCCTGTCCTGAGCAGGTGGTGGGGACTGGGTCCCATGGAGCAGAACTGCAGACAGTGACACCAGCCATGCATCCTACGACAGCTGCAACTGTTGAAAGGGCAAGATATAAGGACCTGGATCTTCCTCCTTCTGCTGTGCCAGCTGTCCCTCAGGAGCAGACAGAGACCAGTGGAG GTGTTTGTGGAAAGCTCTTTCTTAATGCCACTGGGGTCATCAACATGACAGGTGTAGAGAGAAGTGACTGCACCGTGGCCATTGGACGTCCTCTAGGGGAGGAGATAACACTCATTGTTCTGGAGAGCTCCCTCAACTGCAGTGCAG GTGAAGTCGTGTTGTTTTCTGGGCGAATGATGTGGCAGACAGGCTGCAAGAAGCTCCCTTTGTCACTGATAAATTCCAGAACAAATACATTGATTGTGAAACAGCGTGTTTTGCTGCCAGGAAATGGTGTTGTTCTTCAGTACAACAGCAGAAATACAACTAAAAAATATTACCAAG ACTGTGACAAGCAGCTGTTTGGTCCCCGAGGTGAAATAGTGAATCCTGTGCAGTCACCTGGTCAAAGGCATGAAGGAGTGTGTCGGACCTTCATTAACGTGGCTCCTCAGCACCGCATAGCTATCCGAGCTGTGTATATTGACCTGGGCAGTGAGAACAACCAAACTCATTTTAATTACATCCTG ATTCGTGACGTAAGCACCATGAAGACGATGGTGTTTCATGGGAGACAGCAATTCTTCTGGCAATCAACAGGAAGCCAAGCTGAAATTGAATTTCATGAAAACATTAAGGAACACCGAACCAGTTTCTGGGCTGAATATCATGCTGCTGAACCcaaataa